From Halobacillus sp. Marseille-Q1614, the proteins below share one genomic window:
- a CDS encoding nitronate monooxygenase family protein has protein sequence MKTRITELLGIKYPIICGGMFQVGRAELAAAVSEAGGLGTITSKTQGTPENLRKEIRKIKELTDKPFAVNLNLFPSQSATPNEEFIEILIEEDVKIVETSGRSPKDIMPLLKENGFIVLHKVPGVKYAVSAEKMGVDAVIIVGNETGGHPGMSDVGTLVMLPRVVDSVNIPVIAGGGFSDGRGLVSALSLGAEGILMGTRFMATKEAPVHDNVKQWMVSADETNTMVVQRNIGSPSRVALNEVSKEVDRLEKDGATLEDLLPLITGKRAKRVYFDGELDGGIWSCGQAVGLVKEVLSIKELFAQMEEEAYQSLKHIQQRLSSNISV, from the coding sequence ATGAAAACTCGAATAACTGAATTGTTAGGAATAAAGTATCCGATTATTTGCGGAGGGATGTTTCAAGTTGGGCGAGCGGAACTGGCTGCCGCCGTTTCTGAGGCCGGCGGTTTAGGAACGATTACTTCGAAAACTCAAGGAACGCCAGAAAACTTACGAAAAGAAATCCGGAAAATAAAAGAACTGACAGATAAACCTTTTGCCGTTAACTTGAATCTTTTCCCCAGCCAATCAGCGACTCCTAATGAGGAGTTCATTGAAATTTTGATTGAAGAAGACGTTAAAATTGTAGAAACAAGCGGCCGCAGTCCTAAAGACATTATGCCATTGCTTAAGGAAAATGGATTTATAGTTCTTCATAAAGTCCCCGGTGTTAAATATGCGGTCTCTGCAGAAAAGATGGGGGTGGATGCGGTGATCATTGTCGGGAATGAAACGGGGGGACATCCTGGTATGAGTGATGTAGGGACATTGGTTATGCTGCCAAGAGTAGTTGATTCTGTTAATATTCCTGTTATCGCCGGGGGTGGATTTTCCGATGGAAGAGGTTTAGTGAGTGCCTTGAGTCTTGGAGCAGAAGGCATATTGATGGGTACGCGTTTTATGGCTACGAAAGAAGCCCCTGTGCATGACAATGTGAAGCAGTGGATGGTGTCAGCCGATGAAACGAATACGATGGTTGTGCAGCGCAATATCGGCAGCCCCTCTCGAGTGGCGCTGAATGAAGTCAGTAAGGAAGTTGACCGGCTGGAGAAGGATGGCGCGACTTTAGAAGATTTGCTTCCATTGATTACAGGAAAACGAGCCAAACGTGTCTATTTTGACGGGGAACTTGATGGAGGGATCTGGTCTTGTGGTCAGGCGGTTGGGCTAGTTAAAGAAGTGTTGTCTATTAAGGAGCTCTTTGCGCAAATGGAAGAAGAGGCCTATCAATCGCTTAAGCATATCCAGCAGCGATTGTCTTCCAATATCTCAGTTTAA
- a CDS encoding acyl-CoA dehydrogenase family protein, with translation MDRPFLTEIHEIFRKSLRKYLEKEVIPNFEKWEENRQLPHSFWKQLGELGFLCPWLEEKYGGMDADFGYSVVLGEELEKVGTGLSGPGIHNDIVMPYIASFGSEEQKQKWLPRSTTGDIISSIAMTEPGTGSDLAAIKTTALKDGGDYIINGEKTFVSNGYTTNFVVVVCKTDPTAEPARNGISLLIVDAVDEKVPGFKKGKKLRKVGQHAGDTSELIFEDCRVPAENLLGEEGKGFYYLMDKLQQERLTVAIAAMTSAERMLELTMDYVKQREAFGKPISKFQNTQFKMAEMATEIQIGRTFVDQLIVKHIAGKDIVNEVSMAKWWTTDLAKKVAGECMQLHGGYGYMEEYEIARRYRDIPITSVYAGTNEIMKIIIAKSMGL, from the coding sequence ATGGATAGACCATTTTTAACTGAGATTCATGAAATCTTTCGGAAGTCATTAAGAAAATACTTAGAAAAAGAAGTCATCCCTAATTTCGAAAAATGGGAAGAGAACCGTCAGCTTCCTCATTCTTTTTGGAAACAGCTTGGTGAACTCGGATTTCTATGTCCTTGGCTGGAAGAAAAATACGGAGGCATGGATGCCGACTTCGGTTATTCCGTCGTGTTAGGAGAAGAATTAGAAAAAGTGGGTACGGGCTTAAGTGGACCAGGCATCCACAATGATATTGTCATGCCGTATATCGCCTCTTTTGGTTCAGAAGAACAAAAACAGAAATGGCTGCCAAGAAGCACGACAGGAGATATCATTTCTTCGATCGCGATGACGGAACCAGGGACAGGATCGGATTTGGCAGCTATTAAAACGACAGCTTTAAAAGATGGCGGCGATTATATTATCAACGGTGAGAAAACGTTCGTATCCAACGGTTATACAACTAACTTTGTCGTCGTCGTTTGTAAAACAGATCCAACAGCCGAACCAGCACGTAATGGCATCAGTCTTCTCATTGTAGATGCGGTTGATGAAAAGGTTCCCGGTTTCAAGAAAGGGAAAAAGCTGAGAAAGGTAGGACAGCATGCGGGGGATACCTCAGAGTTAATTTTCGAAGATTGCCGTGTGCCGGCAGAGAACTTGTTAGGGGAAGAAGGCAAAGGATTTTATTATTTGATGGATAAATTGCAGCAAGAGAGATTAACAGTTGCAATTGCGGCCATGACCTCGGCGGAACGGATGCTCGAACTAACGATGGATTATGTAAAACAGCGGGAAGCCTTCGGTAAACCGATTAGTAAATTCCAGAATACCCAGTTTAAAATGGCTGAAATGGCGACAGAAATCCAGATCGGGCGCACCTTTGTCGATCAACTGATCGTCAAGCACATCGCAGGGAAGGACATCGTAAATGAAGTTTCGATGGCCAAATGGTGGACGACAGATTTGGCTAAAAAGGTTGCAGGAGAATGTATGCAGCTGCACGGAGGTTATGGGTATATGGAAGAGTACGAGATTGCCAGAAGGTATCGGGACATCCCGATTACGTCTGTATATGCGGGAACGAATGAGATTATGAAGATCATAATCGCTAAGAGCATGGGGCTGTAA
- a CDS encoding 3-hydroxyacyl-CoA dehydrogenase, with protein MKIQESIAVVTGGASGLGEGTVRNIVSREGKAAILDLSEEKGRQLEEELGKNVVFIKTDVTSEEEVKKALDGAVERFGSFNTLVNCAGIGLGEKTVSRGEPHDYDTFKKVIQVNLLGTFNVIRLAAVRLVDLPANEEGERGVIINTASVAAYEGQIGQAAYSASKGGVVGMTLPIARDLAKSGIRVVTIAPGLIETPLFGSLSEKARTALEAQIPFPSRLGRPSEYAQLAQSIIENVMLNGETIRLDGAIRMSPK; from the coding sequence ATGAAAATTCAAGAATCAATTGCTGTTGTTACTGGAGGAGCCTCTGGACTAGGAGAAGGTACTGTCAGAAATATTGTAAGCAGAGAAGGGAAAGCGGCCATTCTGGATTTGTCTGAAGAGAAGGGCCGGCAGCTAGAGGAAGAGCTGGGGAAGAATGTCGTCTTTATTAAAACAGATGTAACCAGTGAAGAGGAAGTGAAAAAGGCATTGGATGGAGCCGTTGAAAGATTTGGCAGCTTCAATACATTGGTGAACTGTGCCGGGATAGGTTTAGGTGAAAAAACAGTCAGCCGGGGAGAACCGCATGACTATGATACCTTTAAAAAAGTTATTCAGGTTAATCTCTTAGGCACGTTCAATGTTATTCGTCTAGCCGCAGTGAGATTAGTCGATCTGCCAGCTAATGAAGAAGGTGAAAGAGGAGTCATTATTAATACGGCTTCCGTTGCAGCTTACGAAGGTCAAATTGGCCAGGCTGCCTATAGTGCTTCCAAAGGCGGTGTCGTTGGTATGACACTTCCGATTGCCCGGGACTTGGCCAAAAGTGGAATTCGCGTCGTCACCATCGCTCCAGGACTCATTGAAACACCTCTGTTCGGTAGTCTTTCAGAAAAAGCCAGAACAGCCTTGGAAGCACAAATACCGTTCCCTTCCCGATTAGGACGTCCTTCTGAATATGCTCAATTGGCCCAGTCTATTATTGAAAATGTCATGTTGAATGGGGAAACCATTCGTTTAGATGGTGCGATTCGCATGTCTCCTAAATAA